From the Desulfovibrio sp. JY genome, one window contains:
- a CDS encoding TPM domain-containing protein, whose product MPDISSPTNVLPWQGAARMRRACREAACAGASARAPRPSPPSGGSGGPSAPRRRGPGEAAPPLAAGGLISIIFALLILCVTTSAMALEVPKLTGRVNDYAKLLSPQAKARLDAELADFERSDSTQVVVLTIPSLEGESLEEYSIKVAEAWGIGQKGKDNGVLLLVSKGDRKVRIEVGYGLEGKLTDALSGRIIDYAIVPQFKTGNFDAGITDGVSAIMQAVRGEYKAPPSHKGKGGDDNAVFGLFILAIILTAVLSGLPAPARAGIFGLTMPGVGALFGLGIGMLALLCVGGIALGLIGPFLFSSGRGGGGGFFIGGGGGGFGSGGGGGFSGGGGGFGGGGSSGSW is encoded by the coding sequence ATGCCCGACATAAGTAGCCCAACCAATGTGTTGCCCTGGCAGGGCGCGGCGCGCATGCGGCGTGCTTGCCGCGAAGCGGCATGCGCCGGCGCATCGGCCCGCGCCCCGCGCCCGAGCCCCCCGTCAGGGGGGTCCGGGGGGCCCTCGGCCCCCCGGCGGAGGGGTCCAGGGGAGGCGGCGCCTCCCCTGGCCGCCGGAGGCCTCATCAGCATCATCTTCGCCCTCCTCATCCTTTGCGTCACGACATCGGCGATGGCGTTGGAGGTGCCGAAGCTCACCGGGCGGGTGAACGATTACGCCAAGTTGCTGTCGCCCCAGGCCAAGGCCAGGCTCGACGCCGAGCTGGCCGATTTCGAGCGTTCGGATTCGACCCAGGTGGTGGTGCTGACCATCCCGTCCCTCGAGGGCGAGTCCTTGGAGGAGTATTCCATCAAAGTAGCCGAGGCCTGGGGCATCGGGCAAAAGGGCAAGGACAACGGCGTACTGCTGCTCGTGTCCAAGGGCGACCGCAAGGTGCGCATCGAGGTGGGCTACGGCCTGGAGGGAAAGCTTACCGACGCGCTGTCCGGGCGCATCATCGACTATGCCATTGTGCCGCAATTCAAGACCGGCAATTTCGACGCCGGCATCACGGACGGCGTTTCGGCCATCATGCAGGCCGTGCGCGGCGAGTACAAGGCCCCGCCCTCCCATAAGGGCAAGGGGGGGGACGACAACGCGGTGTTCGGTCTTTTCATTTTGGCCATCATCCTGACGGCCGTATTATCCGGGCTTCCGGCCCCGGCCCGGGCCGGCATCTTCGGCCTGACCATGCCGGGTGTGGGCGCGCTTTTCGGCCTGGGGATCGGCATGCTGGCCTTGCTGTGCGTGGGCGGCATCGCGCTCGGGCTGATCGGGCCGTTTCTGTTCAGCTCCGGCCGGGGCGGCGGCGGCGGTTTCTTCATCGGCGGCGGGGGCGGCGGCTTTGGAAGTGGAGGAGGCGGCGGCTTCTCCGGGGGCGGCGGCGGTTTTGGCGGCGGCGGCTCGTCGGGAAGCTGGTAG